A genomic region of Lysinibacillus sp. 2017 contains the following coding sequences:
- a CDS encoding acyl-CoA dehydrogenase family protein → MSKQLFIQTDEQRQWLEKLETLKESFTKNAQQIDEQSVFPFENFKKLREIGYTKMTLPKQYGGAGFTVYDAVLLHETLSSYCGSTGLAASWTIQNVGEIFENRYWDHDKLDWFGKEVGNGATVNRAVSEFAMGSPVRGGKPATSAKRDGDQYIINGRKNYTSGAPDLDYFLVSAWIEQDDHLGFFLVPKTAAGVSVENTWDVASMRGTGSDDLVLDNVRVELSNLVEIPSYSTGFKLNGWLLLIPATYLGIAQAARDYAVEFATTHSPNSIEGTIAQLPNVQSLIGEMDLALTNARFTIYGVAQLYNEPSKKAAIINEVNIAKHVVTNMAIEVVDKAMRLVGAKSLQRSNPLQRYYRDVRAGLHNPPMDDLTIKRLAETAIQDNLKQKEVLI, encoded by the coding sequence TTGAGTAAACAGTTATTTATACAAACAGATGAGCAACGACAATGGTTAGAAAAACTAGAGACATTGAAAGAAAGCTTCACAAAAAATGCCCAGCAAATCGATGAACAATCGGTTTTTCCATTTGAAAATTTTAAAAAGCTACGAGAAATTGGCTACACCAAAATGACATTACCCAAACAATACGGTGGTGCAGGTTTCACTGTCTATGATGCCGTACTTTTGCACGAGACATTATCAAGTTATTGTGGCAGCACGGGGTTAGCCGCGTCATGGACGATTCAAAATGTCGGTGAAATTTTTGAAAACCGTTATTGGGACCACGATAAGCTAGATTGGTTTGGTAAGGAAGTGGGTAACGGAGCTACAGTCAATCGTGCGGTAAGTGAATTTGCGATGGGAAGTCCCGTTCGTGGAGGAAAGCCTGCGACATCGGCCAAGCGTGATGGAGACCAATACATTATTAATGGGCGCAAAAATTATACAAGTGGCGCACCAGACTTAGATTATTTTTTAGTATCAGCTTGGATTGAACAAGACGATCACTTAGGATTTTTCCTCGTACCAAAAACAGCTGCGGGCGTATCGGTTGAGAACACATGGGATGTGGCTTCAATGCGCGGGACAGGGAGCGATGACCTTGTACTCGATAATGTGCGTGTGGAGCTTTCTAATTTGGTTGAAATTCCGAGTTATTCTACAGGTTTTAAGTTGAATGGTTGGCTGCTATTAATTCCAGCAACGTATTTAGGTATTGCACAAGCTGCTCGTGACTATGCAGTAGAGTTTGCCACAACCCATTCACCGAACAGTATCGAAGGCACCATTGCTCAGCTGCCTAATGTGCAAAGTCTCATTGGTGAGATGGATTTAGCGTTAACAAATGCACGATTTACTATTTACGGGGTGGCACAGCTATACAATGAACCATCGAAAAAAGCAGCAATCATTAATGAAGTGAATATCGCGAAGCATGTCGTAACCAATATGGCAATTGAAGTAGTAGATAAAGCGATGCGATTAGTTGGGGCAAAAAGCTTACAGCGTTCAAATCCGTTGCAGCGCTATTACCGAGACGTGCGTGCAGGATTGCATAATCCCCCAATGGACGATTTAACGATTAAACGTTTAGCAGAAACAGCTATTCAAGATAATTTAAAACAGAAAGAGGTTCTTATATGA
- a CDS encoding iron ABC transporter permease, with amino-acid sequence MSKKYTLAYVVSIAILLSSVWTGISFGSVDIPLSTLWDKTTDPVAYNILWKIRMPRVLLATIIGASLAIAGAAFQGLLKNPLADPYTLGISSGASVGAVTTIFFGISIPVLGVFTLPVFSMAGAAMTMFAVLSFARLVDRTMKMETLILTGIIFSSFLGSCISLMVALTGEQLREIIGWLLGSVSMRGWPYVKMIIPFTIIGVLMIWLNRRELNAMVYGEERAKYLGVNVKRSKYMILAGGSILTGSAVAASGTIGFVGLVVPHMIRILIGADHRHLLSLSLLNGASLLVICDLVSRTIISPVELPIGVITSFIGAPVFAYIFFKQRRKGGA; translated from the coding sequence ATGAGTAAGAAATACACACTTGCTTATGTTGTATCCATTGCGATACTTCTAAGCAGTGTATGGACTGGTATTTCTTTTGGTTCGGTTGACATTCCACTTTCAACGCTTTGGGATAAAACGACAGACCCTGTAGCCTATAATATTTTGTGGAAAATTCGGATGCCTCGCGTGCTTTTAGCGACAATCATTGGAGCGTCCCTTGCAATTGCAGGAGCAGCTTTCCAGGGGCTACTAAAAAATCCGTTAGCAGACCCGTATACACTTGGAATTTCTTCAGGTGCTTCTGTCGGGGCTGTTACGACAATTTTCTTCGGTATTTCAATTCCCGTATTAGGTGTATTTACATTACCTGTATTTAGTATGGCAGGCGCAGCAATGACAATGTTCGCTGTATTAAGCTTTGCCAGACTTGTCGACCGCACAATGAAAATGGAAACACTAATATTAACCGGCATTATTTTTAGTTCATTTTTAGGGTCCTGTATTTCGTTAATGGTGGCATTAACAGGCGAGCAGCTTCGTGAGATTATTGGCTGGTTACTTGGAAGTGTATCCATGCGCGGCTGGCCCTATGTCAAAATGATTATTCCGTTTACGATTATTGGTGTGCTCATGATTTGGTTAAACCGCCGAGAACTGAATGCGATGGTTTATGGAGAAGAACGGGCAAAATATTTAGGTGTTAATGTAAAGCGCAGTAAATATATGATTTTAGCAGGAGGCTCGATTTTAACAGGTTCAGCTGTGGCTGCATCGGGTACGATTGGCTTTGTTGGGCTTGTCGTACCGCATATGATACGTATTTTAATTGGGGCAGATCATCGGCATTTATTAAGTTTATCGTTATTAAACGGTGCAAGCTTACTCGTGATTTGTGACTTAGTTTCTCGTACGATTATTTCGCCAGTGGAGCTGCCAATTGGTGTCATCACTTCATTCATCGGTGCGCCAGTTTTTGCTTATATTTTCTTTAAGCAACGAAGAAAGGGTGGCGCGTAA
- a CDS encoding amino acid ABC transporter ATP-binding protein: protein MLEIKNVHKTFGKNEILKGVDLTIDKGDVVVILGPSGSGKTTLLRCINFLERADVGTANFDSIEVDLHHASKKDILAIRKKTAFVFQNYSLFNNKTALENVAEGLWIGRGLKKEEAYQIAREALDKVGLSAKYDSYPSQLSGGQQQRVGIARAVALNPDIILFDEPTSALDPELVGEVLGVMKDIAKEGTTMLVVTHEMSFARDVANRVIFMDGGNVIEEGSPHEIFVQPKQDRTRQFLRRVLPDDYTYHI, encoded by the coding sequence ATGTTAGAAATTAAAAATGTGCATAAAACATTCGGCAAAAACGAAATTTTAAAAGGGGTCGATTTAACGATTGATAAGGGCGATGTCGTCGTGATTTTAGGCCCGAGTGGTTCTGGGAAAACGACACTTTTGCGCTGCATTAACTTTTTAGAGCGTGCCGATGTGGGAACGGCAAATTTTGATTCCATTGAAGTCGATTTACATCACGCATCGAAAAAGGACATTTTGGCAATTCGTAAAAAAACAGCTTTTGTATTCCAAAACTATAGCTTGTTCAACAACAAAACTGCACTCGAAAATGTCGCAGAAGGATTATGGATTGGGCGCGGTTTGAAAAAAGAGGAAGCCTACCAAATCGCGCGCGAGGCATTAGATAAGGTTGGTTTATCTGCAAAATATGATTCGTATCCGAGCCAATTGTCAGGTGGCCAGCAGCAACGTGTCGGTATTGCTAGAGCAGTTGCACTAAATCCAGATATTATTTTATTCGATGAACCAACATCCGCACTTGATCCAGAACTTGTTGGTGAAGTGTTAGGGGTGATGAAGGATATCGCAAAAGAAGGGACAACAATGCTCGTTGTGACACACGAAATGTCCTTTGCCCGTGATGTTGCAAACCGCGTCATCTTTATGGATGGAGGCAATGTTATCGAAGAAGGCTCGCCACACGAAATTTTCGTACAACCAAAGCAAGACCGCACAAGACAATTCCTACGCCGCGTATTGCCAGACGATTATACGTATCATATTTAA
- a CDS encoding adenosylcobinamide amidohydrolase has protein sequence MLKVNNLAGGYANVEIIKNVTFHVEKGKILGILGPNGSGKSTLLKMISGVIRPTSGQVIIDEKPIESYEVKQLAKKMAVLPQLHASTFSNAVYDAVSLGRYPHQSGFFSTWSKEDEEIVHRAMDSTGVTRYKDQYLEFLSGGEQQRVFIAQALAQNAELLLLDEPTNHLDIAHQKQILDMIRLQVEQNELTVVSIFHDINLASLYCDELLLLENGEVRAFGLPHEVVLQEQIADVYQARVATYPHPELPKPQITMLPTKEMERAVAKVCVEDFHITKDYIEYRAKAPLKVVSSAVHNAGIGWYETFLNRSIAQDYEIERVEEETIEFLMARGFSPTNSVVMMTAVETNCVEIQKFSTNELEIIIMVTAGIGNGVDVTKTYLREDKPHIGTINTWVFINGRLTDEAFIQAMITATEAKTKALADQQVIDALTGTIATSTATDSLLIAATQQGKEMPYAGPITEVGKLIGRGVFEVTIQAIKKYKALREAL, from the coding sequence ATGTTAAAAGTAAACAATTTAGCAGGCGGATATGCTAATGTCGAAATTATCAAAAATGTGACGTTTCACGTGGAAAAAGGTAAAATTCTCGGTATTCTTGGTCCGAATGGCAGTGGAAAGTCGACATTATTAAAAATGATTAGTGGTGTCATTCGACCTACTAGTGGTCAAGTAATAATTGATGAAAAGCCTATTGAAAGCTATGAGGTCAAGCAGTTAGCGAAGAAAATGGCGGTATTACCACAGCTTCATGCAAGTACGTTTTCAAATGCGGTATATGATGCCGTATCGCTTGGACGATATCCTCATCAAAGTGGGTTTTTCTCTACTTGGTCGAAAGAAGACGAGGAAATTGTGCACCGAGCAATGGATAGTACAGGTGTTACACGTTACAAAGATCAATATTTAGAGTTTTTATCAGGTGGGGAACAACAACGCGTTTTTATTGCACAAGCGCTTGCACAAAATGCAGAGTTGTTACTATTAGATGAACCGACCAATCATTTAGATATTGCACATCAAAAACAAATTCTCGACATGATTCGTTTGCAAGTGGAGCAAAATGAGTTAACGGTCGTTTCAATTTTTCATGATATTAATTTAGCGTCCCTTTATTGTGATGAGCTTCTACTCCTTGAAAATGGGGAGGTACGCGCATTTGGCTTACCGCACGAGGTTGTGTTGCAAGAGCAAATTGCAGATGTGTATCAAGCGCGTGTCGCAACGTATCCGCATCCAGAATTGCCAAAGCCACAAATTACTATGCTTCCAACAAAAGAGATGGAGCGAGCGGTAGCGAAAGTTTGCGTGGAAGATTTTCATATTACAAAAGACTATATTGAATACCGTGCGAAAGCGCCTTTAAAAGTTGTTTCGTCAGCGGTTCATAATGCAGGTATAGGCTGGTACGAGACCTTTTTAAATCGTTCGATTGCCCAAGATTATGAGATTGAACGTGTTGAAGAAGAAACGATTGAATTTTTAATGGCACGAGGTTTTTCTCCTACTAATTCGGTTGTCATGATGACCGCGGTTGAGACGAACTGTGTAGAAATTCAAAAATTTTCAACCAATGAATTAGAAATCATCATTATGGTGACAGCCGGAATTGGTAATGGTGTTGACGTGACGAAAACGTATTTGCGAGAAGATAAGCCACATATTGGAACGATTAATACATGGGTATTTATCAATGGTAGGCTAACCGATGAAGCGTTTATTCAAGCGATGATTACGGCAACAGAAGCAAAAACGAAAGCTTTAGCCGATCAGCAAGTAATCGATGCTTTAACAGGGACGATTGCAACAAGCACGGCAACAGATAGTTTATTAATCGCCGCAACGCAGCAAGGCAAAGAAATGCCTTATGCAGGTCCAATTACCGAAGTTGGAAAGTTAATTGGTCGGGGTGTTTTTGAAGTCACAATTCAGGCAATAAAAAAATATAAAGCATTACGAGAAGCTTTGTGA
- a CDS encoding amino acid ABC transporter permease, which translates to MEKYFDLSYIWSALPALLPFLWVTLYIVAFSVMGGTLLGILLAAAKLSSNKILQFLANGYTTIMRCTPSIVLLFLVYYGIPAFAEALFGLNLQNISTGVFVVITFSLQFAAMMSEVVRSAYLAIDNGQYEAAVSVGLTPFQAYRRIIFPQALVVALPNFGNGLISVLQEGALAYTIGFIDVVGKANLIIAGNYGTHTLEIYIALAVIYWVLSISIEKIFSVLEKNFNKGNRPIKTT; encoded by the coding sequence TTGGAGAAATATTTTGATCTATCCTATATTTGGTCTGCATTACCAGCTTTATTGCCCTTCCTATGGGTCACGCTTTACATAGTAGCCTTTTCAGTTATGGGCGGTACCTTATTAGGAATTTTATTAGCTGCAGCAAAGTTAAGCTCGAATAAAATTCTACAATTTTTAGCGAATGGCTATACAACAATCATGCGCTGTACACCTTCCATCGTTCTCTTATTTTTAGTGTATTATGGCATTCCAGCATTTGCGGAGGCGCTATTTGGACTAAACTTGCAAAATATTTCTACAGGTGTTTTTGTTGTCATCACATTCAGCTTACAATTTGCGGCGATGATGTCGGAAGTTGTTCGTTCCGCGTATTTAGCGATCGATAACGGACAATATGAAGCAGCGGTAAGTGTTGGTTTGACACCCTTTCAAGCGTATCGCAGAATTATTTTCCCACAAGCGCTCGTTGTTGCATTACCGAACTTCGGAAATGGGTTGATTTCCGTGCTACAAGAAGGAGCCCTTGCTTACACAATTGGCTTTATTGATGTTGTAGGGAAAGCCAATTTAATTATTGCAGGCAATTACGGCACTCATACACTTGAAATCTATATTGCCCTGGCTGTGATTTACTGGGTGCTTTCGATTTCCATCGAAAAAATCTTTTCGGTACTCGAGAAAAACTTTAATAAAGGGAACCGACCAATCAAAACAACGTAG
- a CDS encoding transporter substrate-binding domain-containing protein produces the protein MKFKTFSKLATVGIASLALLAACGNDPDSSSASSKDGVTVVKVAYDQASKPMTYIDENGNATGYDVEVMKLVDEALPEYEFEYVGTTSDDLLIGVEQGKYDAGVKNAFWTEERTQKYVFPQEFLGLSSAGLVLKKENAHIKNLSDFASAGFTLAPIAANNAQYTIIAEYNEANPNNPVKLKAGEDFTVDVVQWVNEGRVDGGVQIEGAFTGQVLTEGGPYYNLKDDVVYNEFAVIKTWPLFNKKQQEFADAYDSAIAEIKKTDALRDLSVEFYGKDLFEVLESVNR, from the coding sequence ATGAAATTCAAAACATTTTCCAAATTAGCTACGGTTGGTATTGCATCACTCGCTTTACTCGCTGCTTGCGGCAATGACCCTGATTCAAGTTCGGCTTCATCAAAAGATGGGGTAACAGTTGTTAAAGTTGCTTACGATCAAGCAAGTAAACCGATGACTTATATAGATGAAAATGGCAATGCAACAGGCTATGACGTAGAAGTGATGAAGCTTGTTGATGAGGCATTACCAGAATATGAATTTGAGTATGTCGGGACAACAAGTGACGATTTATTAATCGGGGTGGAACAAGGAAAATATGATGCAGGTGTAAAAAATGCCTTTTGGACAGAAGAGCGCACTCAAAAATATGTTTTCCCGCAAGAGTTTTTAGGATTAAGTAGTGCAGGTCTTGTACTGAAAAAAGAAAATGCTCATATTAAAAACTTAAGTGATTTTGCATCAGCAGGCTTTACGCTAGCACCAATCGCTGCGAATAACGCGCAATATACGATTATTGCTGAATACAACGAAGCAAATCCTAATAACCCAGTGAAATTAAAAGCAGGGGAAGACTTTACAGTAGACGTCGTGCAGTGGGTAAATGAAGGGCGTGTAGATGGTGGTGTTCAAATTGAAGGTGCATTTACAGGGCAAGTGTTAACAGAAGGTGGCCCTTATTACAATTTAAAAGATGACGTGGTTTACAACGAATTTGCTGTTATTAAGACATGGCCATTATTTAATAAGAAACAACAGGAATTTGCAGATGCCTATGATTCGGCTATCGCAGAAATTAAAAAGACAGATGCCTTACGTGATTTAAGTGTTGAATTTTACGGTAAAGATTTGTTTGAAGTATTAGAGTCAGTGAACCGTTAA
- a CDS encoding amino acid ABC transporter permease, which produces MEFINWSFLVDTFFVALSGVPIALLVTVVSLFVAVPLGFLLALARVYELPVINVIAKIYISFVRGTPVIIQIFVLYATIPLLLNGLFEKYHIDYPIYDINPIWYAFIIFSFNTAAVLIEVFRSALQTVSKGQLEAAHSVGLTTAQAYRRIIIPQMLVSAMPNLCTATINLIKATSLGYAISLQEITLKAKVEANFGYNYLEAYIDIFVVYLIVCIIVEKLFKWYEKHLSRYKVAVA; this is translated from the coding sequence ATGGAATTCATTAATTGGTCATTTTTAGTAGATACATTTTTTGTAGCGTTAAGCGGTGTTCCAATTGCTCTTTTAGTAACCGTTGTTTCGCTTTTTGTAGCCGTTCCGCTTGGGTTTTTACTAGCCCTTGCTCGCGTTTATGAACTACCTGTTATTAACGTTATTGCGAAAATTTATATTTCATTCGTGCGTGGGACACCCGTGATCATTCAAATCTTCGTATTGTATGCAACGATTCCACTTTTACTAAACGGACTGTTTGAAAAATATCATATTGATTATCCGATTTATGATATTAACCCCATATGGTATGCGTTTATTATTTTCTCGTTTAATACAGCAGCAGTTTTAATCGAAGTATTTCGTTCAGCGTTGCAAACTGTTTCAAAAGGGCAATTGGAGGCGGCGCATTCTGTTGGCTTAACGACTGCGCAAGCATATCGCAGAATCATCATTCCACAAATGCTCGTTTCTGCAATGCCGAACCTTTGTACCGCAACGATCAACTTAATTAAAGCAACGTCGCTCGGCTATGCAATTTCTTTGCAGGAAATTACGCTAAAGGCAAAGGTTGAAGCGAACTTTGGCTACAACTATTTAGAGGCTTATATTGATATTTTTGTCGTGTATTTAATCGTTTGTATCATCGTTGAAAAATTATTTAAATGGTATGAAAAACATTTAAGCCGCTATAAAGTCGCGGTCGCATAG
- a CDS encoding ABC transporter substrate-binding protein — protein sequence MKKWQQISSIGLASMLVLAACGEEEATPKNEQSESTKVATEQTETQFPMTLKDALDKEVTVEKAPERIISLIPSNTEILFGLGLDEQIIGVNDNDNYPAEAAEKEKIGGQEFNLEQIIALQPDLVVAHESGLYSFGEEAIAQLESVGIPVFVVKNALTFEETYTTIEQIGQLTGKTSEAADMITSIKEGIADIETKVTELEEKSVFVLVGAEPDLYAAGQETFIDEMLDLLHIENVVPELGWPQYSAEQFVKSNADVILVTYESDLQAVSNNTAYSEMNAVKSGNVKLIDGDTTSRQGPRIVEGIESIAEAIYPEAFNE from the coding sequence ATGAAAAAGTGGCAACAAATCTCTTCAATCGGATTAGCATCTATGCTAGTACTCGCAGCATGTGGTGAAGAGGAAGCAACACCTAAGAACGAGCAATCTGAAAGTACAAAGGTAGCAACTGAACAAACCGAGACACAATTCCCGATGACGTTAAAAGATGCACTTGATAAAGAAGTAACAGTAGAAAAAGCACCAGAACGTATTATTTCATTGATTCCATCGAATACAGAAATTTTATTTGGCTTAGGCCTAGACGAACAAATTATTGGGGTTAATGATAACGATAACTATCCAGCAGAAGCAGCCGAAAAAGAAAAAATTGGTGGTCAAGAATTCAATTTAGAGCAGATTATCGCATTACAGCCAGATTTAGTAGTAGCACATGAATCGGGCCTATATAGTTTCGGTGAAGAGGCAATTGCCCAACTTGAGTCCGTTGGAATTCCAGTATTTGTTGTAAAAAATGCACTAACATTTGAGGAAACCTATACAACGATTGAACAAATCGGCCAGTTAACAGGAAAAACATCAGAAGCAGCGGACATGATTACTTCTATTAAAGAAGGGATTGCAGACATTGAAACGAAGGTAACGGAGCTTGAGGAAAAATCCGTTTTCGTTTTAGTCGGAGCTGAACCAGATCTTTATGCAGCCGGTCAAGAAACATTTATCGATGAGATGCTTGATCTATTACATATAGAAAATGTTGTACCAGAACTTGGGTGGCCACAATATAGCGCAGAGCAATTTGTAAAAAGTAATGCAGATGTTATTTTAGTAACATATGAAAGCGACTTACAAGCCGTTTCCAATAACACAGCATATTCTGAAATGAATGCTGTAAAATCAGGAAATGTGAAACTAATAGATGGGGACACAACAAGTCGCCAAGGTCCTCGAATTGTTGAAGGTATTGAATCGATTGCAGAAGCAATTTATCCAGAGGCATTTAATGAGTAA